Proteins co-encoded in one Salvia splendens isolate huo1 chromosome 4, SspV2, whole genome shotgun sequence genomic window:
- the LOC121800588 gene encoding protein phosphatase 2C 51-like, producing the protein MPDTTLPCFSSKSAKDARRRRRELRRIRSLPLSTSAAAVEDDSPPSLRRKTSYGKISVVGRRREMHDAVAVELGFLKRDGQSYDFFGVFEGHRVGRACRERLAEIVGEERDRAWEEVMREAFQKVAPLMGLGSVAVVGESEVVVAGSKAVLCRGGEVVRLLESEEAEQVKVRGVRRSGEDEFLILGSDGFWDVISDDLPYQIASRYCSGATPLDDGVDKAAAVMAEMALAQGSKHNVSVVLVDLRKPKAIQQSGLCDT; encoded by the coding sequence ATGCCTGATACCACTCTTCCCTGCTTTTCTTCCAAGTCCGCCAAAGATGCTCGCCGCCGAAGACGCGAGCTCCGCCGCATTCGGTCACTACCTCTATCCACTTCCGCCGCAGCTGTGGAGGATGATTCACCGCCGAGTTTGAGGCGCAAAACTTCCTACGGCAAGATATCCGTGGTCGGGCGGCGTAGGGAGATGCACGACGCCGTGGCGGTGGAACTAGGTTTTCTCAAGAGAGATGGTCAGAGCTACGACTTCTTCGGCGTGTTCGAGGGCCACCGCGTGGGTCGCGCCTGCCGCGAGAGGCTCGCTGAGATTGTCGGAGAGGAGAGAGACAGAGCGTGGGAGGAGGTGATGAGGGAGGCCTTTCAGAAGGTGGCGCCCCTGATGGGATTGGGTTCGGTGGCGGTGGTGGGGGAGTctgaggtggtggtggcgggcTCCAAGGCGGTGCTGTGCCGCGGAGGGGAGGTTGTGCGGCTGTTGGAGAGCGAGGAGGCAGAGCAAGTGAAGGTGAGAGGTGTGAGGAGGAGTGGAGAGGATGAGTTTCTCATATTAGGGAGTGATGGATTTTGGGATGTTATCTCTGACGACCTGCCTTACCAGATTGCCTCCAGGTATTGCAGCGGCGCCACTCCTCTTGATGATGGGGTGGACAAGGCCGCGGCAGTCATGGCGGAGATGGCGCTGGCTCAAGGTAGCAAGCACAATGTTAGTGTGGTTTTGGTGGATTTGAGAAAACCTAAAGCAATTCAACAATCTGGTTTATGTGACACCTAA
- the LOC121800170 gene encoding LEAF RUST 10 DISEASE-RESISTANCE LOCUS RECEPTOR-LIKE PROTEIN KINASE-like 2.1, with the protein MANRTLFHSHLALLILLLCFTERCRAKNSSHCITSSCGNISISYPFRLRSDPANCGHPDSIFALECKKDQLTLHTNSRRYNVEAITYSNFSIRISDPGLDSKNISSCPIYSYVDNDFVYSSYIYTYYPIGIYITYINCLSPVANPLYIENPFCANTSTLSNTSRIYSYVTAEKILVPDLEASCTFDTATQATFVWPSTDHHNYSYAQIHDLLAYGFELSWFQALCIECDESNGECNLEGDKIRCRYYCFEDTPFEERTFICKLEYYAVYLYFPALAIGGFIALRFVVGIPCLLGMVVIRRKRQRSWINDSENIEELMKHQLNHMPINYSYREIKKMTHNFKAKLGGGPHGTVFRGKLRSGPIAAVKMLTSSSSSSASDKEFIRHASEISRITNANVVKLFGFCIKGNKRALVHEFVQCVSLEKYISLQEGTKKCDLSCGETFKIAVGIARGIQCLHAANILHLAIKPQNILLDGDFRSRT; encoded by the exons ATGGCAAACCGAACGCTCTTTCATTCGCATCTCGCCCTTCTGATTCTGCTTCTATGTTTTACAGAAAGGTGCAGAGCTAAAAACAGCTCACATTGCATCACTTCTTCATGTGGGAATATCAGCATTAGCTACCCTTTTAGGCTGAGAAGTGATCCTGCAAACTGTGGCCATCCGGACTCCATCTTTGCACTCGAATGCAAGAAAGATCAACTCACACTGCACACAAATTCCAGAAGATACAATGTTGAGGCAATCACTTACAGCAACTTCTCCATTCGGATATCTGATCCAGGTTTAGACAGCAAAAATATCTCATCCTGTCCGATTTATTCGTACGTAGACAATGATTTTGTGTACTCAAgctatatatacacatattacCCTATCGGCATTTACATAACATATATCAACTGTCTAAGTCCTGTAGCTAATCCGTTATACATTGAGAATCCTTTCTGTGCCAACACGAGCACCTTATCCAACACCTCCAGAATTTACAGCTATGTCACGGCTGAAAAAATATTAGTACCCGATTTGGAGGCGTCTTGCACCTTTGACACCGCGACTCAGGCTACATTTGTTTGGCCTTCAACAGATCACCATAACTATTCGTATGCTCAGATTCATGATCTGCTTGCCTATGGATTTGAGTTATCATGGTTTCAGGCGTTGTGTATAGAATGCGACGAGAGCAATGGCGAATGCAATTTGGAGGGCGACAAAATCCGGTGTCGCTACTATTGCTTTGAGGACACCCCTTTTGAAGAGCGTACTTTCATCT GCAAATTGGAGTATTATGCAG TTTATTTGTACTTTCCGGCCTTAGCAATCG GAGGGTTTATAGCACTAAGATTTGTAGTTGGGATTCCATGTTTACTTGGAATGGTAGTGATTAGGAGGAAAAGGCAGCGTTCATGGATAAACGATAGTGAAAACATCGAAGAACTCATGAAACACCAGCTGAATCACATGCCAATAAACTATAGCTATAGGGAGATTAAAAAGATGACTCACAATTTCAAAGCTAAATTAGGAGGAGGGCCTCATGGAACTGTTTTCAGAGGCAAGCTACGAAGCGGCCCCATTGCTGCAGTGAAGATGCTGACTagttcctcttcttcttcagcTAGTGACAAGGAGTTCATCAGGCATGCATCAGAAATCTCAAGGATCACCAATGCAAACGTGGTCAAACTCTTTGGATTCTGCATAAAGGGAAACAAAAGAGCTCTGGTGCATGAGTTTGTGCAATGTGTCTCTCTTGAAAAATACATCTCCTTGCAGGAAGGGACCAAGAAATGCGATCTGAGCTGTGGAGAGACGTTCAAGATAGCTGTGGGGATAGCCCGTGGGATACAGTGCTTGCATGCTGCTAACATCCTGCATCTTGCAATCAAGCCTCAGAACATTCTACTTGATGGGGATTTCAGATCCCGGACTTGA
- the LOC121798322 gene encoding rust resistance kinase Lr10-like isoform X3, translating into MKIFLLTLISIFHLALSQNECLPATCGHYAPFVRFPFWIKGQQPEHCGYPGFGLSCNESRADLDLLFPVTAASATNVMLPLNMTVAVWDIDYKAQKMLVDYARPHSCLPEKLPTVNSSASPIFEAEAIGYGEGSTLFNCSNTGNYEAVACLSSRSYKVIEFGSVYDITSLPPYSSCFKMYSISYVPDRALTGGNDEYGSHFYLKWSRPSCGNEIDTGASTNHKPLAAGITAGVTLLAFTVIASFFIFKVVTRRRKDNERIENAVKNHKDMRPRRYSYADVKRLTNHFKEKLSHEALHKGKLADGTPVAVKVLDASQQDDEDFIAEVEIIGGMQHANILQIIGYCIDGGTRALIYEFLQGGTLADMVLSPENQNQTVGWEKQHQIALDIAKGVEYVHQESAQKFLNLVWNPQSILLDHNFNPKIIVSTTSADGRTSQYTAPELFSSSSNVIPQKAYAYGFGMLLLDMVGTRVSTYSRGDDISDVRFPEWLFREVEEREEGKLNESVKKLLIVAVWCIQWFPSDRPSMKAVIEMLQQQTMPANAMPQYPFHLNTQN; encoded by the exons ATGAAAATTTTCCTTCTTACCTTGATATCCATTTTCCACCTTGCACTAAGCCAAAATGAGTGTCTCCCAGCAACATGTGGCCATTACGCGCCCTTTGTCCGTTTCCCATTCTGGATAAAAGGCCAGCAACCGGAGCATTGTGGATACCCGGGGTTCGGATTATCATGCAACGAAAGCAGAGCAGATCTTGATCTACTATTCCCAGTGACAGCAGCATCAGCCACAAATGTCATGCTTCCATTAAACATGACAGTTGCAGTGTGGGATATCGATTACAAAGCTCAAAAGATGCTGGTTGACTATGCCCGGCCTCACTCCTGCCTCCCGGAGAAGCTCCCCACTGTGAACTCTTCGGCTTCTCCAATATTCGAGGCAGAGGCAATAGGATATGGTGAAGGATCAACTCTGTTCAATTGCTCCAACACAGGGAACTATGAGGCAGTTGCTTGTCTTAGCAGCCGCAGTTACAAAGTTATTGAGTTTGGTTCTGTGTATGACATCACATCCTTGCCCCCGTACTCGTCTTGTTTCAAGATGTACAGCATTTCATATGTTCCAGACCGCGCATTGACTGGAGGAAACGATGAATATGGTTCTCATTTTTATCTTAAATGGAGCAGGCCTTCTTGTG GTAACGAAATCGATACAGGTGCATCAACAAACCACAAACCCCTGGCTGCAG GGATTACAGCAGGAGTAACACTCCTGGCATTTACTGTGATTGCCTCGTTTTTCATCTTTAAGGTGGTGACGAGAAGGAGAAAAGATAACGAAAGGATAGAAAATGCTGTGAAAAATCACAAGGATATGAGGCCAAGAAGATACAGCTATGCAGATGTGAAGAGGCTCACAAATCATTTCAAAGAGAAACTCAGCCACGAAGCACTGCACAAGGGGAAGCTCGCAGATGGAACTCCTGTTGCTGTCAAAGTGCTCGATGCCTCTCAACAAGACGATGAGGACTTCATTGCTGAAGTGGAGATTATAGGTGGGATGCAGCATGCAAACATCCTTCAAATAATCGGATACTGCATAGATGGAGGCACAAGAGCTCTCATCTACGAGTTCTTGCAAGGCGGAACACTTGCTGACATGGTTTTATCTCcagaaaaccaaaaccaaacagTTGGTTGGGAGAAGCAACATCAGATTGCACTAGACATAGCCAAAGGAGTTGAGTATGTTCACCAAGAATCTGCCCAGAAATTCCTCAACTTGGTTTGGAATCCTCAGAGTATCTTGCTAGACCACAACTTCAACCCCAAAATCATAGTGTCTACGACGTCTGCTGATGGAAGGACATCACAATATACTGCTCCTGAGTTATTTTCATCTTCATCAAATGTCATACCACAGAAAGCATATGCTTATGGTTTTGGCATGCTGTTGCTGGATATGGTAGGCACACGTGTGAGTACTTATAGCCGTGGAGACGACATCAGTGATGTCCGCTTTCCAGAATGGTTGTTTAGGGAGGTggaggagagagaagaagggaAATTAAACGAATCAGTGAAGAAACTGTTGATTGTTGCGGTATGGTGTATTCAGTGGTTTCCATCAGATCGTCCATCCATGAAAGCAGTGATCGAAATGCTTCAACAGCAAACCATGCCTGCTAATGCTATGCCTCAATATCCTTTTCATCTCAACACCCAAAATTGA
- the LOC121798322 gene encoding rust resistance kinase Lr10-like isoform X2: MKIFLLTLISIFHLALSQNECLPATCGHYAPFVRFPFWIKGQQPEHCGYPGFGLSCNESRADLDLLFPVTAASATNVMLPLNMTVAVWDIDYKAQKMLVDYARPHSCLPEKLPTVNSSASPIFEAEAIGYGEGSTLFNCSNTGNYEAVACLSSRSYKVIEFGSVYDITSLPPYSSCFKMYSISYVPDRALTGGNDEYGSHFYLKWSRPSCGKCEAQGDYCRLQNSSAAEETECFTPQCDITGNEIDTGASTNHKPLAAAGVTLLAFTVIASFFIFKVVTRRRKDNERIENAVKNHKDMRPRRYSYADVKRLTNHFKEKLSHEALHKGKLADGTPVAVKVLDASQQDDEDFIAEVEIIGGMQHANILQIIGYCIDGGTRALIYEFLQGGTLADMVLSPENQNQTVGWEKQHQIALDIAKGVEYVHQESAQKFLNLVWNPQSILLDHNFNPKIIVSTTSADGRTSQYTAPELFSSSSNVIPQKAYAYGFGMLLLDMVGTRVSTYSRGDDISDVRFPEWLFREVEEREEGKLNESVKKLLIVAVWCIQWFPSDRPSMKAVIEMLQQQTMPANAMPQYPFHLNTQN; the protein is encoded by the exons ATGAAAATTTTCCTTCTTACCTTGATATCCATTTTCCACCTTGCACTAAGCCAAAATGAGTGTCTCCCAGCAACATGTGGCCATTACGCGCCCTTTGTCCGTTTCCCATTCTGGATAAAAGGCCAGCAACCGGAGCATTGTGGATACCCGGGGTTCGGATTATCATGCAACGAAAGCAGAGCAGATCTTGATCTACTATTCCCAGTGACAGCAGCATCAGCCACAAATGTCATGCTTCCATTAAACATGACAGTTGCAGTGTGGGATATCGATTACAAAGCTCAAAAGATGCTGGTTGACTATGCCCGGCCTCACTCCTGCCTCCCGGAGAAGCTCCCCACTGTGAACTCTTCGGCTTCTCCAATATTCGAGGCAGAGGCAATAGGATATGGTGAAGGATCAACTCTGTTCAATTGCTCCAACACAGGGAACTATGAGGCAGTTGCTTGTCTTAGCAGCCGCAGTTACAAAGTTATTGAGTTTGGTTCTGTGTATGACATCACATCCTTGCCCCCGTACTCGTCTTGTTTCAAGATGTACAGCATTTCATATGTTCCAGACCGCGCATTGACTGGAGGAAACGATGAATATGGTTCTCATTTTTATCTTAAATGGAGCAGGCCTTCTTGTGGTAAGTGTGAAGCACAAGGGGATTATTGTAGGTTGCAAAATAGCTCTGCTGCAGAAGAAACTGAATGCTTCACCCCTCAATGTGATATAACAGGTAACGAAATCGATACAGGTGCATCAACAAACCACAAACCCCTGGCTGCAG CAGGAGTAACACTCCTGGCATTTACTGTGATTGCCTCGTTTTTCATCTTTAAGGTGGTGACGAGAAGGAGAAAAGATAACGAAAGGATAGAAAATGCTGTGAAAAATCACAAGGATATGAGGCCAAGAAGATACAGCTATGCAGATGTGAAGAGGCTCACAAATCATTTCAAAGAGAAACTCAGCCACGAAGCACTGCACAAGGGGAAGCTCGCAGATGGAACTCCTGTTGCTGTCAAAGTGCTCGATGCCTCTCAACAAGACGATGAGGACTTCATTGCTGAAGTGGAGATTATAGGTGGGATGCAGCATGCAAACATCCTTCAAATAATCGGATACTGCATAGATGGAGGCACAAGAGCTCTCATCTACGAGTTCTTGCAAGGCGGAACACTTGCTGACATGGTTTTATCTCcagaaaaccaaaaccaaacagTTGGTTGGGAGAAGCAACATCAGATTGCACTAGACATAGCCAAAGGAGTTGAGTATGTTCACCAAGAATCTGCCCAGAAATTCCTCAACTTGGTTTGGAATCCTCAGAGTATCTTGCTAGACCACAACTTCAACCCCAAAATCATAGTGTCTACGACGTCTGCTGATGGAAGGACATCACAATATACTGCTCCTGAGTTATTTTCATCTTCATCAAATGTCATACCACAGAAAGCATATGCTTATGGTTTTGGCATGCTGTTGCTGGATATGGTAGGCACACGTGTGAGTACTTATAGCCGTGGAGACGACATCAGTGATGTCCGCTTTCCAGAATGGTTGTTTAGGGAGGTggaggagagagaagaagggaAATTAAACGAATCAGTGAAGAAACTGTTGATTGTTGCGGTATGGTGTATTCAGTGGTTTCCATCAGATCGTCCATCCATGAAAGCAGTGATCGAAATGCTTCAACAGCAAACCATGCCTGCTAATGCTATGCCTCAATATCCTTTTCATCTCAACACCCAAAATTGA
- the LOC121798322 gene encoding rust resistance kinase Lr10-like isoform X1 — protein sequence MKIFLLTLISIFHLALSQNECLPATCGHYAPFVRFPFWIKGQQPEHCGYPGFGLSCNESRADLDLLFPVTAASATNVMLPLNMTVAVWDIDYKAQKMLVDYARPHSCLPEKLPTVNSSASPIFEAEAIGYGEGSTLFNCSNTGNYEAVACLSSRSYKVIEFGSVYDITSLPPYSSCFKMYSISYVPDRALTGGNDEYGSHFYLKWSRPSCGKCEAQGDYCRLQNSSAAEETECFTPQCDITGNEIDTGASTNHKPLAAGITAGVTLLAFTVIASFFIFKVVTRRRKDNERIENAVKNHKDMRPRRYSYADVKRLTNHFKEKLSHEALHKGKLADGTPVAVKVLDASQQDDEDFIAEVEIIGGMQHANILQIIGYCIDGGTRALIYEFLQGGTLADMVLSPENQNQTVGWEKQHQIALDIAKGVEYVHQESAQKFLNLVWNPQSILLDHNFNPKIIVSTTSADGRTSQYTAPELFSSSSNVIPQKAYAYGFGMLLLDMVGTRVSTYSRGDDISDVRFPEWLFREVEEREEGKLNESVKKLLIVAVWCIQWFPSDRPSMKAVIEMLQQQTMPANAMPQYPFHLNTQN from the exons ATGAAAATTTTCCTTCTTACCTTGATATCCATTTTCCACCTTGCACTAAGCCAAAATGAGTGTCTCCCAGCAACATGTGGCCATTACGCGCCCTTTGTCCGTTTCCCATTCTGGATAAAAGGCCAGCAACCGGAGCATTGTGGATACCCGGGGTTCGGATTATCATGCAACGAAAGCAGAGCAGATCTTGATCTACTATTCCCAGTGACAGCAGCATCAGCCACAAATGTCATGCTTCCATTAAACATGACAGTTGCAGTGTGGGATATCGATTACAAAGCTCAAAAGATGCTGGTTGACTATGCCCGGCCTCACTCCTGCCTCCCGGAGAAGCTCCCCACTGTGAACTCTTCGGCTTCTCCAATATTCGAGGCAGAGGCAATAGGATATGGTGAAGGATCAACTCTGTTCAATTGCTCCAACACAGGGAACTATGAGGCAGTTGCTTGTCTTAGCAGCCGCAGTTACAAAGTTATTGAGTTTGGTTCTGTGTATGACATCACATCCTTGCCCCCGTACTCGTCTTGTTTCAAGATGTACAGCATTTCATATGTTCCAGACCGCGCATTGACTGGAGGAAACGATGAATATGGTTCTCATTTTTATCTTAAATGGAGCAGGCCTTCTTGTGGTAAGTGTGAAGCACAAGGGGATTATTGTAGGTTGCAAAATAGCTCTGCTGCAGAAGAAACTGAATGCTTCACCCCTCAATGTGATATAACAGGTAACGAAATCGATACAGGTGCATCAACAAACCACAAACCCCTGGCTGCAG GGATTACAGCAGGAGTAACACTCCTGGCATTTACTGTGATTGCCTCGTTTTTCATCTTTAAGGTGGTGACGAGAAGGAGAAAAGATAACGAAAGGATAGAAAATGCTGTGAAAAATCACAAGGATATGAGGCCAAGAAGATACAGCTATGCAGATGTGAAGAGGCTCACAAATCATTTCAAAGAGAAACTCAGCCACGAAGCACTGCACAAGGGGAAGCTCGCAGATGGAACTCCTGTTGCTGTCAAAGTGCTCGATGCCTCTCAACAAGACGATGAGGACTTCATTGCTGAAGTGGAGATTATAGGTGGGATGCAGCATGCAAACATCCTTCAAATAATCGGATACTGCATAGATGGAGGCACAAGAGCTCTCATCTACGAGTTCTTGCAAGGCGGAACACTTGCTGACATGGTTTTATCTCcagaaaaccaaaaccaaacagTTGGTTGGGAGAAGCAACATCAGATTGCACTAGACATAGCCAAAGGAGTTGAGTATGTTCACCAAGAATCTGCCCAGAAATTCCTCAACTTGGTTTGGAATCCTCAGAGTATCTTGCTAGACCACAACTTCAACCCCAAAATCATAGTGTCTACGACGTCTGCTGATGGAAGGACATCACAATATACTGCTCCTGAGTTATTTTCATCTTCATCAAATGTCATACCACAGAAAGCATATGCTTATGGTTTTGGCATGCTGTTGCTGGATATGGTAGGCACACGTGTGAGTACTTATAGCCGTGGAGACGACATCAGTGATGTCCGCTTTCCAGAATGGTTGTTTAGGGAGGTggaggagagagaagaagggaAATTAAACGAATCAGTGAAGAAACTGTTGATTGTTGCGGTATGGTGTATTCAGTGGTTTCCATCAGATCGTCCATCCATGAAAGCAGTGATCGAAATGCTTCAACAGCAAACCATGCCTGCTAATGCTATGCCTCAATATCCTTTTCATCTCAACACCCAAAATTGA
- the LOC121798323 gene encoding uncharacterized protein LOC121798323, which produces MLFAILILLLFLTANSTAQDNCPSSSCGNVKISYPFRLTSSPKSCGYDDSGSELECHNNETIFKVGNARYIVRDINYATYSIWMVDPSMNTANANLSSCPLYPNDLPSWPYLFSHNYFFDMNRPVSFLHCLAPVSSSSYVEAPFCGNRSSILSNSSRLYSYVVEGDGIVEDSCMLDHVVWSSRAKGTSTISNPSLAGIYGDLSNGVELSWFIVHCGDCPRFTVCLLEDSRITCKRQCQDDVTTLSQQGFRCQLEYWGFIYGAYTVVAYGGLIGLRFVIGFVLLMVLVVFQWRKRHDLPL; this is translated from the exons atgttGTTTGCCATCTTGAtccttcttcttttcttaaCAGCTAACTCCACAGCCCAAGACAACTGCCCTTCTTCATCTTGTGGCAATGTGAAAATTAGCTACCCTTTCCGATTGACAAGCAGCCCCAAATCTTGTGGCTACGATGACTCTGGCTCCGAGCTCGAATGCCACAACAATGAGACCATCTTCAAGGTGGGAAACGCGAGGTATATCGTCCGAGACATAAACTATGCTACATACTCCATATGGATGGTTGATCCATCCATGAACACAGCAAATGCAAATCTCTCTTCATGCCCTCTTTATCCCAACGACCTTCCTTCTTGGCCATACTTGTTCTCCCACAACTACTTCTTCGACATGAATCGCCCCGTATCCTTTTTACACTGCCTAGCTCCTGTCAGCTCTTCCAGCTATGTCGAAGCCCCCTTCTGCGGCAACAGGAGTAGCATTCTCTCCAACTCTTCCCGACTTTACAGTTACGTTGTTGAGGGAGATGGGATCGTGGAGGACTCATGCATGCTTGATCATGTGGTTTGGAGCTCCAGGGCTAAGGGCACTAGCACTATCTCCAATCCTTCTTTGGCCGGCATCTATGGCGATTTGAGCAATGGGGTGGAGCTCTCGTGGTTTATTGTTCACTGCGGAGACTGCCCAAGATTCACAGTGTGCCTCTTGGAGGACAGCCGGATCACTTGCAAACGCCAGTGCCAGGATGATGTAACAACTCTCTCACAGCAAGGTTTTCGAT GTCAATTGGAGTATTGGGGAT TTATCTATGGAGCATATACAGTGGTTGCATATG GTGGACTTATAGGCCTGCGATTCGTGATTGGATTCGTGCTCCTGATGGTTTTGGTGGTGTTCCAATGGAGAAAACGGCACGACTTGCCCCTTTAA